TTGTTTTGGATACTTTTTTGTTGTAGATAACTATAAAGTATTTACCGTTAGAGAAAATTATGAAATCTATTTTTAAATTATTACTATTTTTATACTTTTAACTACGTGAAATTTTACATAGAGAAGATATAATTTTAATTGAAGAATTAGAATTTATCCCTTTTAAATGTAAAGTATCTTTAACAGGGTTTGGGTAAAAATTATAACCTTTTTCTCATTCTTATTAAGAATTAATGTTGTTGAATTGTATGTAATTTGATATAGCTTAATATCTTGTACAATTATTCATAATTGATTGTACTCTGTTTGTTTCAGAAATGTTGTCTTAAGGAATTTCAGAATCAGATTTATCAATAATTTTAAAAATTGCAACATTAACAGTGGACAGTTTTATATTAAAATTAGCAATAGAAATTGAACTTCCGTTTAAACCAATATCAATATATTTATTCTGATTATTTATGATACAATCATTAGAAAAAACAACTGTATTATAGGTGGTAAAAGGTGACGGAGGTAAATTATTTTTATTGTATAACATCGGTTTCTTAACCCAGTTTTTTCAAGCATACCTTACTGTTGTTTACTCTAGTTGAGGAAACTCCGATTGTGTTGTCTTTAACAGTAGCACTTACAGTTGTAAATAGACCTTTTTTATTTGCAATTTCGAAAAGATGTGCATTTCCAGTATTATAAAAATAATATGACCATTCGATTTATCTGTCTTAGATTCTATTTCTACACTAGAATCAGTTGAAGTTATGTAGCTATTAATTACACTTACTTGTGTGTTTTCCTTGTCAAGGAAAAGCAAAATTTTGACCCCTATTATTAAATTTTCAGCATCAATAGTACTTGGCATCAAATGACTAGTATTAAAAGGAGTTTGTTGTGCGTTAATTTAAAATGAAATAGCTAATGATAGAAAGAAAATAGCTGTTGTTGATATATTAATTGGTGTTGAATTTTTCTTTTTTTTAGGATAAAAGTAAAATCTCATTCAGGTAGTTAAAGTTATATATGGTTATTATAATAGAACTTAAAATATAATTTGATTCATTAATTTTAATGTCTAAGTTCTAATTATAGGTTAAAACCTAGTTTAAAAATTGGTATATTTGAAAAAATTATTTCAGAAAATATGAGTAGCTCGTTTCTTTTAAAATCGTTGTTTCAATACGTTTTTTTAGTTTTCTTATTTGTTGGTAGTGTAACTCACCTTTTAGGGCAAAATAGTATTCATTTTCAACACATTACAACAGAAGATGGTTTATCTCAAAGTGATATAAATAGTATGTATCAAGATGAACAAGGCTTTATGTGGTTTGCAACTCATGAAGGTTTAAATAAATATGATGGTTATAGTTTTAAAGTGTTTACACCAGATGCTAATAATTTAAATAGTATAAATAGCAATTTAATTTTTGCACTTACAGGAGATAAAAAAGGAAATCTTTGGGTGGGTACTACAGGTAAAGGTTTAAATTATTTTGATAAGACTACAGAGAAGTTTACACACTTTACTCACGATAAAAAGAATAAAAATAGTTTAATTAATGATCATATAAGTTCAATAATAATAGATTCAAAGAATAGACTTTGGGTTGGTACTGTTGATGGTTTAGACTTCGTAGATTTAAATGTTCCATTAGAAAATATTAAGTTTAAGCATTTCAATTTAGATAGTAATCTTTTCATTTCTAAATTTGGAGATAATATTATATACTCAGTATTTGAAGATTCTAAAGGAGATATTTGGGTTGGAGGTTTTCATGGGTTGTTTAAACTAGTAAGAGATTCTAATGGAGATTCTTATTTTAAGCTTGTTAATAAAATGATTGGATTGCCAAATTTAGCAGTTAGAAGTATAAATGAAGATGCTTTTGGTCGTTTATTAATTGGATCTACAAACGGATTTTACCTTCTTGATAGAATATCTAAAGTTAAGGTTGAACTAGTATATAGTTTGGGGTTTACGAATAATATCCTGATAGAAAAAAATACAATTTGGACAGGTAGTAATTCAGGACTTTATCAATTTGATAATTCAAATAAAAATGAATTACCAAAACTTGTAAATAAGTTTAAATACAATCCTAATAATCCTTCAAGTCTAAGTAAGAATATTGTAAAGTCTCTTTTAAAAGATAAAACAGGTGTTATTTGGGTAGGTACAAATGGAGGTGGAATTAATAAATTTGACTTAGAAAGAAAACAATTTGAACATATAAAAAAAACATTAGAACCGTCAAGTTTAAGTTATGATAAAATAAGATCTTTATATGAAGATTCAAATGGTGCTCTTTGGGTTGGTACAGAAGGTGGAGGTCTAAATATGTTGCCTAAAGGAGATATAGATGGTTTGTACAAAGGATTCGTTAAGTACCCAAGAATTAGAAAACCTTTTGTAACAATAGAAATTAAACGAGAAGGAAAAAAAATATTATTAATTGGTGCAGAAGATTCACCTGGTTTGTATGAGTTAGATATTACAAACCCAAATGATATAAATAAAGTTAGTATTGAAAGTTTTGATGGTATAACAGGTAGCGTTTTCGCTTTAAAAGAAGATACAGATAAAAATTTATGGGTTGGTACTTATAGCGCAGGAGTTAATAGAAGGCTTTATGACACGAAAACAAAAACATATAAAAAGGATATTTTAGCGAATAACAAACTTGACTCTACTAGTATTTCAAGTGATATTATTAGAAATATTATAGAAGATACAGAAGGTAATATTTGGTTTGCTACAGGTAATGGTTTGTGTAGATTAGATAAAGATGAAAAAACAAAAAAGCATCCGAAATTTAAAATTTATAAAAACATACCATCAAACCCTAAAAGTATAAGTCATAACTATATTTTAGAATTATTTCAAAGCTCAAATGGAGACATTTGGATTGGAACACTTGGAGGTGGTTTAAATAAGTTAGTGTCTTCTGAAGATGGATCTTCAGATACTTTTATCTCTTATAAAATTGAAGATGGTCTGCCAAATAATGTTATTAAAGGTATTTTAGAAGACGATAAAAACAACCTTTGGCTTTCTACCAATAAAGGACTTTCAAAGTTTAACCCAGTTAATAAAACAGTTAAAAATTTCGATGTTAATGATGGTTTACAAAGTAATGAATTTCAGGAATTAGCAAGGTTAAAATGTAAAAGCGGAAAGTTGCTTTTTGGTGGAATTAATGGTATAAATTCTTTTTATCCAGAAGAAATTCATGATAATCCTTATGAAGCAGAAACTGTAATAACAAAATTGTCTATTTCTAATGAAGATGTATCTATTGGTGAAAAAGTGAACGGTAGAGTTCTTCTAGAAAACTCCTTATCTACCACAAAGAATATTAAATTAAAATATATAGAAAATAGTTTCTCATTTGAGTTTTCATCACTTCATTTTGCTTCTCCAGAAAAAAATAAGTACGCTTATAAATTAAACGGTTTTGATAATGAGTGGATTTATACATCATCAAAAAAACGTTTTGCAACTTACACCAATTTACCACCAAATAATTATACATTAATGGTAAAAGCATCTAATAATGATGGTGTTTGGGACACTACTCCTTCAATATTAAATATTGAAATAACACCTCCGTTTTGGCTTACTAATTTTGCGTATTTTATTTATTTATTAATGGTTGTTGGCCTGTTGTTTTTGTTTAGAAGGTTTACTATTATTGGTACTAGAGAGAAGCATCAATTAGAAATCGACCATTTAGAAACAGAAAAAAATGATGAACTTCAGAAAATTAAATTCGAGTTTTTTACCAATATTTCTCATGAGTTAAGAACACCTTTAACGCTAATTAAAGGCCCTTTAAAATACTTACAAAAAAATGGAGAAAAACTAAATCAAAATCAAATTCAAGAGCAATATGGTTTAATGGAAAAAAATAGTGATTCTTTATTAAGACTGGTGAGCCAACTGCTTGATTTTAGAAAAGTGAATCAAGGTAAAATGAGATTAGTAATGAGAAAAAGTAATATAGTCTGTTTTATACAAGAACTATGTGAACCTTTTCAGTTTTTAGCAAGTAAAAACCAGTGCGAGTTTAATGTTACTTTTCCTAAAGAAAAAATAGTATCATGGTTTGATCATGATGCAATCGAAAAAATAATGAATAATCTTTTATCAAATGCATTTAAATTTACAAATGAAAAAGGGAAAGTTAATGTAGA
The window above is part of the Polaribacter sp. SA4-12 genome. Proteins encoded here:
- a CDS encoding hybrid sensor histidine kinase/response regulator transcription factor, whose amino-acid sequence is MSSSFLLKSLFQYVFLVFLFVGSVTHLLGQNSIHFQHITTEDGLSQSDINSMYQDEQGFMWFATHEGLNKYDGYSFKVFTPDANNLNSINSNLIFALTGDKKGNLWVGTTGKGLNYFDKTTEKFTHFTHDKKNKNSLINDHISSIIIDSKNRLWVGTVDGLDFVDLNVPLENIKFKHFNLDSNLFISKFGDNIIYSVFEDSKGDIWVGGFHGLFKLVRDSNGDSYFKLVNKMIGLPNLAVRSINEDAFGRLLIGSTNGFYLLDRISKVKVELVYSLGFTNNILIEKNTIWTGSNSGLYQFDNSNKNELPKLVNKFKYNPNNPSSLSKNIVKSLLKDKTGVIWVGTNGGGINKFDLERKQFEHIKKTLEPSSLSYDKIRSLYEDSNGALWVGTEGGGLNMLPKGDIDGLYKGFVKYPRIRKPFVTIEIKREGKKILLIGAEDSPGLYELDITNPNDINKVSIESFDGITGSVFALKEDTDKNLWVGTYSAGVNRRLYDTKTKTYKKDILANNKLDSTSISSDIIRNIIEDTEGNIWFATGNGLCRLDKDEKTKKHPKFKIYKNIPSNPKSISHNYILELFQSSNGDIWIGTLGGGLNKLVSSEDGSSDTFISYKIEDGLPNNVIKGILEDDKNNLWLSTNKGLSKFNPVNKTVKNFDVNDGLQSNEFQELARLKCKSGKLLFGGINGINSFYPEEIHDNPYEAETVITKLSISNEDVSIGEKVNGRVLLENSLSTTKNIKLKYIENSFSFEFSSLHFASPEKNKYAYKLNGFDNEWIYTSSKKRFATYTNLPPNNYTLMVKASNNDGVWDTTPSILNIEITPPFWLTNFAYFIYLLMVVGLLFLFRRFTIIGTREKHQLEIDHLETEKNDELQKIKFEFFTNISHELRTPLTLIKGPLKYLQKNGEKLNQNQIQEQYGLMEKNSDSLLRLVSQLLDFRKVNQGKMRLVMRKSNIVCFIQELCEPFQFLASKNQCEFNVTFPKEKIVSWFDHDAIEKIMNNLLSNAFKFTNEKGKVNVDIDVEEVIGGKHVVVIKVKDNGLGIDKEQLPNIFDRFYIDKSKQKSNPKGIGIGLSFVQQIVKLHQGSVDVVSELNKGATFIVKLPLEKDAYENIPELTCKSSNDTDFLVRTSETDSIAISINDEIVDLDIDKERSEKPVLLVVDDNEDIRKFLKQALSADYIIYEAENGKVGLDKANEIVPNIILTDVLMPEMDGIEFCNAVKSQKETSHIPVIMLTAKLSQESEIQGLKTGADDYIRKPFDIELLEVKLKNIIKYRDKLRKRFNKDISFKPKDVTVTTLDEKFLQQAIEIVEKHMMNTDFSVEMLVKEMGLSRSNLYLKFKEITGLSSSAFIRNIRLKRAVQLFEKSDYSVKEIMYMTGFNTASYFAKCFKKQFGVIPSEYVRQNVNNRVLKDVTLDDSFDADK